A genomic window from Cryobacterium sp. SO2 includes:
- the wecB gene encoding UDP-N-acetylglucosamine 2-epimerase (non-hydrolyzing), with amino-acid sequence MLTILVVYGTRPEAIKLAPVLRAMDASQSLDPVIVVTGQHRTMLDQVNTLFGIRPHYDLDVLTGRPDLAGITSLVMSGLGPILQERRPDLVVVQGDTSTVFSAALASFYARIPVAHVEAGLRTGDRYDPFPEEINRRLTTALASLHLAPTPTSRANLLAEGIRPDTIHVTGNTVIDALLDVTARQIAPINPVLSRVDRAERVVLVTSHRRENWGAPMVGISRAIARLAHRFPGVLFVLPAHLNPTVREALLPALVGVPNVLVTEPLDYVDLAYVMGACTLVLTDSGGIQEEAPSLGKPVLVLRETTERPEAVIANTVRLIGTDEDRIVAATTELLTDPVAYAVMAHAINPYGDGQAAGRIVGAIEHYFGIGERPVEFVAATRDAVTV; translated from the coding sequence ATGCTCACCATCCTTGTGGTCTACGGAACTCGGCCGGAAGCGATCAAACTGGCACCGGTGTTGCGTGCGATGGACGCGTCTCAGAGCCTTGATCCCGTGATCGTCGTCACCGGCCAACATCGGACGATGCTCGACCAGGTGAACACCCTGTTCGGCATCCGCCCCCACTACGACCTCGACGTTCTGACGGGCCGACCGGATCTGGCCGGAATCACCTCTCTGGTGATGTCGGGACTCGGCCCGATCCTTCAGGAGCGCCGGCCCGACCTGGTGGTCGTGCAAGGGGATACCAGCACAGTGTTCTCGGCGGCGCTCGCCTCCTTCTACGCACGTATCCCGGTTGCCCATGTTGAGGCGGGATTGCGCACGGGGGACCGCTACGACCCATTCCCCGAAGAGATCAACCGTCGCCTCACCACCGCCCTGGCATCGCTGCACCTGGCACCGACGCCCACCTCGCGAGCGAACCTCCTCGCTGAGGGCATCCGGCCCGACACCATCCACGTCACCGGGAACACCGTGATCGACGCGCTGCTGGACGTCACGGCACGCCAGATCGCCCCGATCAACCCGGTGTTGTCCCGGGTGGATCGCGCCGAGCGCGTCGTGTTGGTCACCAGCCACCGGCGCGAGAACTGGGGTGCTCCGATGGTCGGCATCTCTCGCGCGATTGCCCGGCTTGCCCACCGCTTCCCCGGGGTGCTTTTCGTGCTCCCAGCCCACCTGAACCCCACAGTCAGGGAAGCGCTCTTGCCTGCCCTGGTCGGGGTGCCGAATGTACTGGTCACAGAGCCGCTGGATTACGTCGACCTGGCGTATGTGATGGGTGCCTGCACACTCGTGCTGACCGACAGCGGAGGGATTCAGGAGGAGGCGCCGAGCCTGGGAAAGCCGGTGCTGGTGTTGCGGGAGACGACCGAACGACCCGAAGCCGTCATCGCCAATACGGTGCGCCTGATCGGCACCGATGAAGACCGTATCGTGGCCGCCACAACCGAGCTACTCACCGACCCGGTCGCCTACGCGGTGATGGCGCACGCCATCAACCCGTACGGCGACGGCCAGGCCGCCGGGAGGATTGTCGGGGCCATCGAGCACTACTTCGGCATCGGTGAGCGGCCGGTGGAATTCGTGGCTGCAACGCGGGATGCCGTCACGGTGTGA
- the wecC gene encoding UDP-N-acetyl-D-mannosamine dehydrogenase: MDDTFTGRVAILGLGYIGLPTAVALATRGIEVAGVDINEAIVEAVSLGRVPFVEPDLAIAVSGAVSVGRLTASTVVPEADAFIIAVPTPFLPDHSADLSYIRAAVDQIAPNLKPGNLVVLESTSPPGTTDQVSRWLAVLRPDLRFPHEVDGMSDVCVAHCPERVLPGRIMIEMITNDRVIGGITRRCADKAAALYRVFAQGKILTTDAASAEMAKLVENAYRDVNIAFANELSLISERLRLDVWEIIGLANHHPRVNILSPGPGVGGHCIAVDPWFIVGAAPDLARIIRTAREVNDSKPLHVAQQVGDKASRFREPTVACLGLSFKANVDDMRESPAVDVVVAIADAHPDLDIRVVEPFTLSLPARLDGRINVRLQDLSGALDDADIVVLLVDHDQFTSIPKTRLEGRVVFDTRGAWR; this comes from the coding sequence CGTCGAGGCGGTGTCACTCGGGCGGGTTCCGTTCGTGGAACCCGACCTCGCGATAGCCGTGAGCGGCGCCGTCAGTGTGGGCCGGCTCACCGCCTCAACGGTCGTGCCCGAGGCCGACGCCTTCATCATCGCCGTGCCGACCCCCTTCCTGCCAGACCATTCGGCCGACCTGTCCTACATCAGGGCTGCCGTCGACCAGATCGCCCCCAACCTCAAGCCAGGCAACCTCGTTGTGCTCGAATCCACTTCCCCGCCGGGCACCACTGACCAGGTCAGCAGGTGGCTGGCCGTCCTGCGGCCCGACCTGCGGTTTCCGCACGAGGTCGACGGAATGTCCGACGTCTGCGTTGCGCATTGCCCCGAACGAGTGCTTCCTGGCCGGATCATGATCGAGATGATCACGAACGACCGGGTGATCGGTGGCATCACCCGCCGCTGCGCCGACAAGGCGGCTGCCCTGTACCGGGTGTTCGCCCAGGGCAAGATCCTCACGACCGACGCCGCCAGCGCGGAGATGGCGAAGCTGGTGGAGAACGCCTACCGGGACGTCAACATCGCGTTCGCCAATGAGCTGTCGCTCATCAGCGAGCGGCTCCGGCTCGACGTCTGGGAGATCATCGGCCTCGCCAACCACCATCCCCGGGTCAACATCCTCAGCCCGGGGCCGGGTGTGGGCGGGCATTGCATAGCCGTCGATCCGTGGTTCATCGTCGGCGCTGCGCCCGACCTCGCGCGCATTATCCGCACCGCGCGTGAGGTCAACGATTCCAAGCCCCTGCACGTGGCACAGCAGGTCGGCGACAAGGCCTCACGGTTCCGGGAACCGACCGTGGCCTGTCTTGGCCTGTCGTTCAAGGCCAACGTGGACGACATGCGGGAGAGCCCGGCAGTAGATGTCGTGGTCGCCATCGCCGACGCCCACCCCGACCTCGACATCCGGGTCGTGGAGCCCTTCACGCTCTCCCTCCCGGCCCGCCTCGACGGGCGGATAAATGTGCGCCTGCAGGACCTGTCGGGGGCGCTCGACGACGCCGACATCGTCGTCCTCCTCGTCGACCACGATCAGTTCACCTCGATCCCGAAGACGCGCCTGGAAGGCCGGGTGGTCTTCGATACCCGGGGCGCCTGGCGCTAG
- a CDS encoding glycosyltransferase family 4 protein, whose product MEFGFPAETDLGEWTSEHANGRRPDALPYGMNRLRDSGIDLVTSALPRLSAPDKGRLLAGLVSRDASPDWSIAWDEHAALRLRAGGHGERFAFGVVWATERDRGALARARAGAILRMLGTPDLVWVTSDAQLEPLRKMVGPRVRVEFLQFGVDTDFFVGREQPQEPAVLSVGNDADRDIPTLLSALSIVHGERPEVALRVQFTGDLAVPAGVTRLPLMSHAALREEYARASVVAVATRPNLHISGLTATLEAMSTGRAVVVTDRPGVQRYVGHDRWGLLSEPGSADALASNILSALDPARGARLGAAGRRAAVEEFNTATMASQLAVLLSGHSF is encoded by the coding sequence GTGGAATTCGGTTTCCCCGCAGAGACGGATCTCGGCGAATGGACCTCGGAACACGCCAACGGCCGCAGGCCGGACGCCCTTCCCTACGGGATGAACAGGCTTCGCGACAGCGGCATCGACCTGGTCACGTCTGCGCTGCCTCGACTGAGCGCGCCGGACAAGGGACGGCTCCTGGCCGGGCTCGTGTCCCGCGACGCGTCTCCGGACTGGTCTATAGCCTGGGACGAGCATGCGGCGCTTAGGCTGCGCGCTGGCGGCCACGGTGAACGATTCGCCTTCGGGGTGGTCTGGGCCACAGAACGGGACCGGGGTGCGTTGGCACGTGCTCGCGCCGGTGCCATCCTCCGCATGCTGGGCACGCCTGACCTCGTCTGGGTCACGAGTGACGCCCAGCTTGAACCGCTGCGAAAGATGGTCGGACCACGAGTGCGGGTTGAATTCTTGCAATTCGGCGTCGACACGGACTTCTTCGTCGGCCGCGAGCAGCCACAGGAACCCGCCGTCCTCTCGGTCGGCAACGATGCGGACCGGGACATACCGACCCTGCTGTCCGCCCTCTCGATCGTGCATGGCGAACGACCGGAGGTGGCTCTTCGCGTCCAATTCACGGGTGATCTGGCGGTACCGGCCGGCGTCACCCGGCTGCCCCTGATGAGCCACGCCGCGCTCAGGGAAGAGTATGCACGGGCGAGCGTCGTCGCGGTCGCCACCCGGCCCAACCTGCACATTTCCGGACTGACGGCGACCCTGGAGGCAATGTCCACCGGGCGTGCGGTGGTGGTCACAGACAGGCCAGGGGTTCAGCGCTACGTCGGCCACGACCGGTGGGGATTGCTCTCTGAGCCCGGAAGCGCCGACGCCTTGGCGTCGAACATCCTGAGCGCCCTCGACCCGGCCCGCGGAGCGCGTTTGGGCGCCGCCGGGCGCCGGGCCGCCGTCGAGGAGTTCAACACGGCCACAATGGCTAGCCAGCTGGCGGTGCTTCTGAGTGGCCACAGTTTCTGA
- a CDS encoding DUF4082 domain-containing protein, with amino-acid sequence MAVAAAASLALVLGAAVPATALPLASATAPATETLWGTKAPPGAVVDSDRASVELGTTFTAKKAGQILGVRFWKTAENSGKHTGTLWSASGAKLATATFTAETTSGWQTVRFSTPVSVKAGTRYVASYHAPNGRYVATTKLNAPAVSTTSLSVAAGSGTYAYGSAPAFPTKSWNSAGYWTDVVFSASSTSTSAPTPVPAPTTAPTTTPKPTTTPTPTPTPKPTSAPAPAAGAFAGATNTGAAAAGFNPTQAYTGPLTVTVPGTVITNRIIPAGLRIEADDVTVQGNIIQGPTEVSWDQAALHVTGDRVKVLDNDIRGTSATDWTKNPINGVKLVGEYPEFSRNNVSRIAGDGISIYGDNAKLVGNWVHDFTFRDGGVHYDGLHYPGQAGDDTTEPALIKDNTVELWASGGTSGMTAAMGFPKIASKIVVDHNLVAGGNYSMWGGGSGITYKNNMFWTKFSSKVGYYGPTAYIGEVGPVTWTNNSYTNDGKTSSAPMSSY; translated from the coding sequence GTGGCAGTCGCCGCGGCCGCCTCATTGGCGCTCGTCCTCGGCGCGGCCGTTCCGGCCACCGCGCTTCCTCTCGCCTCTGCCACGGCACCCGCGACCGAGACCCTGTGGGGCACAAAGGCTCCTCCTGGGGCCGTCGTCGACAGCGATCGTGCCAGCGTCGAGTTGGGCACGACCTTCACCGCCAAAAAGGCCGGCCAGATCCTCGGTGTGCGGTTCTGGAAGACCGCCGAGAACAGCGGAAAGCACACGGGTACCCTCTGGTCGGCGAGCGGAGCGAAGCTCGCCACGGCCACGTTCACGGCCGAAACAACCAGCGGCTGGCAGACCGTGCGCTTCTCGACTCCCGTCTCGGTGAAGGCGGGGACTCGCTACGTTGCCTCCTACCACGCCCCCAACGGGCGCTACGTGGCCACCACCAAGCTGAACGCGCCGGCGGTTTCGACCACCTCCCTGTCGGTCGCGGCCGGCAGCGGAACGTACGCGTACGGTTCGGCCCCGGCATTCCCGACGAAGTCCTGGAATTCGGCCGGTTACTGGACGGATGTCGTCTTCTCGGCCTCCAGCACGTCCACCTCCGCACCGACGCCGGTTCCTGCACCCACAACGGCTCCGACCACGACGCCGAAGCCGACTACGACCCCGACTCCGACTCCGACGCCGAAGCCGACCTCGGCGCCTGCCCCCGCGGCAGGAGCGTTCGCCGGGGCCACGAATACCGGTGCCGCTGCAGCCGGATTCAACCCGACCCAGGCGTACACCGGCCCGTTGACCGTCACCGTCCCCGGAACCGTCATCACGAACCGCATCATCCCGGCCGGTTTGCGCATTGAGGCCGACGACGTGACTGTGCAGGGCAACATCATCCAGGGGCCCACCGAAGTCTCCTGGGACCAGGCCGCTCTGCATGTCACCGGTGACCGCGTCAAGGTGCTCGACAACGACATCCGGGGAACGTCAGCCACAGACTGGACCAAGAACCCCATCAACGGAGTGAAGCTGGTCGGCGAGTACCCCGAATTCAGCCGCAACAATGTGTCCCGGATCGCCGGCGATGGCATCAGCATCTACGGCGACAACGCGAAGCTCGTCGGCAACTGGGTGCACGACTTCACCTTCCGTGACGGCGGCGTGCACTACGACGGCCTGCACTACCCCGGCCAGGCCGGAGACGACACCACGGAGCCTGCCCTGATCAAGGACAACACGGTTGAGCTGTGGGCCTCGGGCGGAACCAGCGGCATGACCGCGGCCATGGGATTCCCCAAGATCGCTTCGAAGATCGTCGTGGACCACAACCTGGTCGCCGGCGGGAACTACTCGATGTGGGGCGGCGGAAGCGGCATCACCTACAAGAACAACATGTTCTGGACCAAGTTCTCGTCGAAGGTCGGCTATTACGGTCCCACCGCCTACATCGGTGAGGTGGGTCCGGTGACCTGGACCAACAACTCGTACACCAACGACGGCAAGACCAGCAGCGCTCCGATGAGCAGCTACTGA
- a CDS encoding glycosyltransferase, which translates to MAVIVVTWNSAAVLGDLIMSVQASEVNGRVRLIVVDNASQDGSVALVRSLMPDAQIVQTGRNAGYAAGANAGMVSAEGADAFLLVNPDVRLAPGAIQAMVDEMHTTGAGIVVPRLTDQFGALRSSLRREPTVARAWGEAMLGGHRAGRIPALGEVEERPELYDRPGRADWATGAALLISRPCWVAVGPWDESYFLYSEETDFALRARDAGFELRYTPAAVAVHFEGDSHESAALFALLSRNRVKLFRSRHGRVPSTLFWAGALVGELIRVNRPVRRAAARALMGVGRGIAGPTP; encoded by the coding sequence GTGGCCGTCATCGTTGTGACCTGGAACAGCGCCGCGGTTCTGGGCGACCTGATCATGTCCGTACAGGCATCCGAAGTCAATGGCCGTGTGCGGTTGATCGTGGTCGACAACGCCTCCCAGGACGGGTCGGTGGCTCTTGTCCGGAGCCTCATGCCCGACGCACAGATCGTGCAGACGGGCCGCAACGCCGGTTACGCTGCCGGCGCGAACGCGGGCATGGTCTCGGCCGAAGGGGCCGACGCCTTCCTGCTGGTCAATCCTGACGTGAGGCTCGCGCCGGGCGCCATACAGGCCATGGTCGACGAGATGCACACAACGGGCGCGGGAATCGTCGTCCCCCGGCTGACCGACCAGTTCGGTGCGCTTCGATCATCCCTCCGCCGGGAACCGACCGTCGCGCGCGCCTGGGGTGAAGCCATGCTCGGGGGCCATCGCGCGGGCCGCATCCCGGCGCTGGGCGAGGTGGAGGAGCGCCCAGAACTGTACGACCGGCCCGGACGGGCGGACTGGGCCACGGGGGCGGCGCTGCTGATTTCACGGCCCTGCTGGGTGGCGGTCGGCCCCTGGGACGAGTCGTACTTCCTGTATTCGGAGGAAACCGATTTCGCGTTGCGAGCCAGGGACGCCGGCTTTGAGCTGCGCTACACACCGGCCGCTGTCGCGGTGCATTTCGAGGGCGACTCCCATGAGTCCGCCGCGCTGTTTGCCCTACTCTCCCGCAACCGGGTGAAGCTGTTCAGGTCGAGGCACGGCCGGGTGCCGAGCACCTTGTTCTGGGCCGGCGCACTGGTGGGTGAGCTGATCCGGGTCAACCGGCCTGTTCGCCGGGCGGCAGCGCGTGCGCTGATGGGAGTGGGCCGCGGCATCGCCGGACCCACTCCCTGA